A single genomic interval of Lacrimispora sphenoides JCM 1415 harbors:
- a CDS encoding MCP four helix bundle domain-containing protein produces MKVKFIRNIKIKTKLLLLGGISIAGLIFMGSDSIITARQINEASTEISQSWVPAIIIAEELNTRTSDYRIKEYNHVITGDSRDMDRLEGEMAQIREDIARGFTDYELYITNESDRKLIVKAEEEWNQYLEYSGRLLVISRQNHTQEAFDMIIGDSRQLFDDASNGLLKVADFNRKGSEAASIQGDNLYDQLTKIKIITICMISGIISLLIIYIIIAIDKPVKALVEGTGRVANGDLEVYLPYRSKDEIGVLTNSVNQLIKRLKHIIDDEKYLFQEIGSENFEVKSTCEHAYRGDFAPILYSITSLMSRLDAAKKRKEGVTGDLPAENEKEELAKRAVCREITKHGRREMDASDKKS; encoded by the coding sequence ATGAAGGTGAAATTTATCAGAAATATTAAAATTAAAACAAAACTCCTGCTTTTAGGCGGAATCAGTATAGCAGGACTTATTTTTATGGGATCGGATTCTATAATAACAGCCAGGCAGATCAACGAAGCAAGTACTGAAATTTCCCAGTCCTGGGTACCGGCAATTATCATTGCCGAGGAACTGAATACCAGAACATCAGACTACCGCATTAAGGAATATAACCACGTTATCACCGGCGACAGCAGGGATATGGACCGGCTGGAGGGAGAAATGGCTCAGATCCGGGAAGATATCGCCCGTGGTTTTACGGATTATGAGCTTTATATCACCAATGAATCGGACCGGAAGCTCATAGTAAAGGCGGAAGAAGAATGGAATCAGTACCTGGAGTATAGCGGCCGTCTGCTTGTCATAAGCCGCCAGAACCACACACAGGAAGCATTTGATATGATCATAGGGGATTCCAGACAGTTATTTGATGATGCAAGTAACGGACTTTTAAAGGTGGCGGATTTTAACCGCAAAGGGTCTGAGGCGGCCAGCATTCAAGGTGATAATCTTTATGATCAGCTTACGAAAATAAAAATCATAACCATCTGCATGATCAGTGGGATTATTTCTCTCCTGATCATTTATATAATAATAGCCATTGATAAACCAGTGAAAGCCCTTGTAGAAGGGACCGGAAGAGTTGCCAACGGAGATCTGGAGGTATATCTTCCATACCGTTCCAAAGACGAAATCGGAGTTCTGACTAATTCCGTCAACCAGCTGATTAAGCGGCTTAAACACATTATCGATGATGAGAAATATCTGTTCCAGGAGATTGGAAGTGAGAATTTTGAAGTAAAATCCACCTGTGAGCATGCTTACCGCGGTGATTTTGCGCCCATCCTCTATTCCATTACCAGCTTAATGAGCCGGCTTGATGCGGCTAAAAAGCGAAAGGAAGGGGTAACAGGAGACTTACCAGCAGAAAACGAAAAGGAAGAACTGGCCAAAAGAGCCGTTTGCAGGGAGATAACGAAACATGGCAGAAGAGAAATGGATGCTTCAGACAAAAAGAGCTGA
- a CDS encoding YjjG family noncanonical pyrimidine nucleotidase, which translates to MYQIYLLDIDNTLLDFDAAEEQGFIKMIQSYDLEFKDEMLSQYKKMNRHLWDLLEQGKIGREELLNTRFHEFFRLYDMEINGEEAEGRYRGHLGNNSDLIPGAKETLIKLNERGKHLYTASNGVYSTQIQRLKNAGIFHLFEGMFISEKVGYEKPSLHFFQHCFKNIPNFEKDKTIMVGDSISSDIQGAVNANIDSCLFSSSPEPLSTAATHTIHDITELLNL; encoded by the coding sequence ATGTATCAGATTTATTTACTTGATATAGACAATACCCTGCTGGATTTTGACGCTGCCGAAGAGCAGGGCTTTATAAAGATGATCCAATCCTATGATTTGGAATTTAAGGATGAAATGCTGTCCCAATATAAAAAGATGAACCGTCATTTATGGGACTTATTAGAGCAGGGAAAGATCGGAAGAGAAGAACTTCTTAACACCCGCTTTCATGAATTCTTCCGCCTTTATGACATGGAAATTAACGGAGAAGAGGCGGAAGGGCGTTACCGTGGGCATCTTGGAAACAACTCCGATTTAATCCCTGGCGCCAAGGAAACCCTGATCAAATTAAACGAGAGGGGGAAACATTTATACACTGCATCAAACGGTGTTTATTCCACCCAGATCCAGCGTCTTAAAAACGCCGGTATCTTTCATCTTTTCGAAGGAATGTTTATATCGGAAAAAGTGGGTTATGAAAAGCCATCCCTTCATTTTTTCCAGCACTGTTTTAAAAATATTCCGAACTTTGAAAAAGACAAGACCATCATGGTAGGAGACAGTATATCCTCTGACATTCAGGGTGCAGTGAATGCAAACATTGATTCCTGTCTTTTTAGCAGCTCCCCAGAGCCCCTGTCAACAGCCGCAACTCATACCATTCACGATATAACCGAATTGTTAAACCTTTAA
- a CDS encoding OmpA/MotB family protein, which translates to MSKEREHVHQEEEAGEAWLLPYSDLMTLLLAVFIVLFAVSKIDSEKAQQISEQFAGSMMDKNYAAGVASGTGSGGTGAPAGGPLNIETQSELESFLGEYELKKLENIKTELDTKLHNHGMDQSVSTMIDMRGLVIRLNNAIFFDSGSAEIKKQSEDTLVEVAGILNTIDNYIRVEGHTDNVPIKHSNYPSNWELSTARAVNVVKIFINKCNFSPDKLIAVGYGEFKPVADNSTPEGRAQNRRIDVIVLSSKYDNLEEQLVK; encoded by the coding sequence ATGTCAAAAGAGAGAGAGCATGTACACCAGGAAGAAGAAGCAGGCGAAGCATGGCTTCTGCCATATTCGGATTTAATGACCCTGCTGCTGGCAGTTTTTATTGTACTTTTTGCTGTCAGTAAGATCGATTCGGAAAAAGCACAGCAGATTTCCGAACAGTTTGCAGGATCTATGATGGATAAGAACTATGCTGCCGGAGTGGCATCAGGAACTGGTTCCGGTGGAACCGGAGCACCGGCAGGCGGTCCCTTAAATATTGAAACTCAAAGCGAGCTGGAAAGCTTTTTGGGAGAGTATGAGCTCAAAAAACTGGAAAATATAAAAACCGAGCTCGACACAAAACTGCATAATCACGGCATGGATCAATCGGTATCAACCATGATTGATATGCGCGGTCTTGTAATCAGACTGAATAATGCCATATTCTTTGACTCTGGGAGTGCGGAAATTAAGAAGCAAAGTGAGGATACTTTGGTTGAAGTAGCGGGCATTCTGAATACGATTGATAATTATATACGTGTTGAGGGCCATACCGATAACGTTCCCATCAAACACAGCAACTATCCTTCTAACTGGGAGTTATCTACGGCAAGAGCTGTCAATGTTGTAAAGATTTTTATAAATAAATGTAATTTTTCGCCAGACAAGCTGATTGCAGTCGGTTATGGCGAGTTTAAACCTGTGGCAGACAATAGTACACCGGAAGGAAGAGCCCAAAACAGGCGTATTGATGTCATTGTCTTAAGTTCAAAATACGATAATCTGGAAGAACAGCTAGTGAAATAA
- the recJ gene encoding single-stranded-DNA-specific exonuclease RecJ: protein MAEEKWMLQTKRADFEEMARCYRITPVTARIIRNRNVMGHEAVEKYLYGGLKDLYSPHLLKDMDRTVAILKEKTEQLRPIRIVGDYDIDGVCSTYLLYQALSQVGAVVDYEIPDRLKDGYGINESIIRAAAADGIDTILTCDNGIAAVGQIRLAKELGLTVLITDHHDIMKEDGKEILPPADAVVNPKQEECQYPFPDICGGLVAYKLVQALYEEFHVPLEKWLEMVEFAAIATVGDVMKLQDENRIIVKEGLKRIGQTKSLGLLKLIERNDLDKDQITAYQIGFVIGPCLNAGGRLQTAKLALSLLLCREEEEADRMALELKALNDQRKTMTKQGTMEAVEQVEALYGEDKVLVVYLPECHESLAGIIAGRLREYFQKPAFVLTDGEECVKGSGRSIETYHMFDALVEVKDLLLKFGGHPMAAGLSLPKEHVDEFRKCLNEQARLTEEDFIRKVWIDVPMPLEYIDEPLIEELELLEPFGQGNEKPLFAQKGLYIRSVRVLGKNRNVVKFSLATDQGTPMDAMLFADGDSFLEELGDSRVLDVIYYPAVNEYNGNKNLQIVIRNYKIPKSL from the coding sequence ATGGCAGAAGAGAAATGGATGCTTCAGACAAAAAGAGCTGATTTTGAAGAAATGGCAAGATGCTACCGCATCACCCCGGTAACAGCGAGAATCATAAGAAACCGGAATGTGATGGGGCATGAAGCGGTGGAGAAATACTTGTACGGCGGGTTAAAGGATCTATATAGCCCTCATCTTCTTAAGGATATGGACCGGACCGTGGCGATCCTTAAGGAAAAGACAGAGCAATTAAGGCCTATAAGGATCGTAGGGGATTATGATATTGACGGAGTCTGCTCCACTTATCTTTTGTACCAGGCTCTGTCTCAGGTGGGAGCTGTGGTGGATTATGAGATCCCGGACCGCTTAAAGGATGGCTATGGAATCAATGAATCCATTATCCGGGCAGCGGCAGCAGATGGCATTGATACCATACTCACCTGTGACAACGGAATCGCCGCAGTGGGGCAGATCAGGCTTGCAAAGGAGCTGGGTCTTACGGTTCTTATCACGGACCACCATGATATTATGAAGGAGGACGGCAAGGAGATTCTGCCTCCCGCAGATGCGGTGGTAAACCCAAAACAGGAGGAGTGCCAGTATCCTTTTCCTGATATTTGCGGAGGATTGGTGGCCTATAAACTGGTTCAGGCTCTTTATGAGGAATTTCATGTGCCTCTGGAGAAATGGCTTGAGATGGTGGAATTCGCTGCCATCGCAACCGTGGGCGATGTGATGAAGCTTCAGGATGAGAACCGGATCATTGTTAAGGAAGGGCTTAAACGGATCGGACAGACAAAGAGCCTGGGACTTTTAAAGCTTATTGAAAGGAATGATCTGGACAAGGATCAGATCACTGCCTATCAGATCGGGTTTGTAATCGGACCCTGCCTAAATGCGGGAGGCCGCCTTCAGACGGCCAAGCTGGCCTTATCCCTGCTTCTTTGCCGGGAGGAAGAAGAGGCAGATCGAATGGCTCTGGAATTAAAAGCGTTAAATGACCAGCGAAAGACCATGACAAAACAGGGGACCATGGAGGCAGTGGAACAGGTGGAAGCCCTTTATGGAGAGGATAAAGTTCTGGTGGTGTATTTACCGGAGTGTCATGAATCCCTGGCAGGGATCATTGCCGGACGGCTGAGGGAGTATTTCCAGAAACCTGCTTTTGTCCTGACGGATGGGGAGGAGTGCGTCAAAGGCTCCGGCCGTTCCATTGAGACTTACCATATGTTTGACGCCCTGGTTGAGGTGAAGGATCTGCTGTTAAAATTCGGTGGTCATCCGATGGCAGCCGGCTTATCCCTTCCCAAAGAGCATGTGGATGAATTCAGGAAATGCCTAAATGAACAGGCAAGGCTGACGGAAGAGGATTTCATACGAAAGGTATGGATCGATGTTCCCATGCCTCTGGAGTACATAGATGAACCGTTGATCGAAGAACTGGAGCTCCTAGAACCATTTGGCCAGGGCAATGAGAAGCCTTTGTTTGCCCAAAAGGGTCTTTATATCCGAAGTGTCCGTGTTTTGGGGAAAAACAGAAATGTCGTTAAGTTTTCTCTTGCCACGGACCAGGGGACGCCAATGGATGCCATGCTGTTTGCTGACGGAGATTCTTTTTTGGAAGAGCTTGGAGACAGCCGGGTCCTAGATGTAATCTATTATCCTGCTGTAAATGAATATAACGGGAATAAGAATCTGCAGATTGTAATAAGGAATTATAAGATTCCAAAGAGTCTATAG
- the motA gene encoding flagellar motor stator protein MotA has protein sequence MEITTILGVIVGVVAVVGAMIFKHIEFSVLMNPAAFFVIIVGTVATILNSFPGQNIKSIGSLFRVLFTKQKGSSESEMIELMYNLSKQARSEGLLSLEAKAEELQDPFLKKGIRLLVDGAGEELIEEILETEIAAMEKRHEINASIFSSAGTYAPTLGVLGAVFGLIAAMSSINDTERMAEAIAAAFIATILGIFTGYVLWNPFAKKLKVKSQQEVMAKEIIIKGVLSMQHGDSPFILREKLLAALPKSKQKKLSEQDPTSDQGKKG, from the coding sequence ATGGAAATAACCACCATCCTGGGAGTTATAGTAGGCGTTGTCGCCGTTGTCGGCGCTATGATTTTTAAGCACATTGAATTTTCAGTCCTTATGAACCCAGCAGCTTTTTTTGTTATTATTGTCGGAACTGTCGCCACAATTTTGAATTCATTTCCAGGGCAGAATATTAAATCCATCGGATCGCTGTTCAGAGTTCTTTTTACAAAACAAAAAGGATCCTCTGAATCCGAGATGATTGAATTAATGTATAACCTATCAAAACAAGCCCGCTCAGAGGGGCTTTTGTCCCTGGAAGCCAAGGCAGAAGAACTTCAAGACCCTTTTTTAAAAAAGGGAATTCGTTTGCTTGTTGACGGTGCAGGGGAAGAACTGATCGAAGAGATTTTGGAAACGGAAATTGCTGCAATGGAAAAGAGACATGAAATTAATGCCAGTATTTTTTCATCGGCAGGTACATATGCTCCTACTCTTGGTGTTTTAGGTGCAGTATTTGGTTTGATCGCTGCGATGTCATCAATTAACGATACAGAGCGAATGGCGGAAGCAATTGCTGCGGCATTTATTGCTACGATTCTTGGTATTTTCACCGGCTACGTGTTATGGAACCCATTTGCAAAAAAGCTTAAAGTAAAAAGCCAGCAGGAAGTAATGGCGAAAGAAATTATTATAAAAGGTGTACTCTCCATGCAACATGGTGATTCCCCCTTTATACTCAGGGAAAAGTTACTTGCCGCTCTTCCGAAATCCAAGCAGAAAAAATTATCTGAGCAGGACCCAACATCTGATCAGGGCAAAAAGGGTTAA
- a CDS encoding YczE/YyaS/YitT family protein, whose protein sequence is MSRKKINDLAITIISFLFFGFGISLQLKAAIGQSVLNALAVTLSYTIQLKVGTILNGINTLFFLSYLLLRRSRLNYKDGIQIIATIANGYIINLFLYHLLSNFTVENYFYRVILYLIGIIIASISLGAVLAIGIVKFPLESMCLIISEAYNKKFTAVRMSFDVIFLILTLCLTLFSHTPLQIREGTVISILLLAPLLGICLDFFKKHLTMEEKIHVSDLFT, encoded by the coding sequence ATGAGCAGAAAAAAAATAAACGACCTGGCCATAACCATTATATCCTTTTTGTTTTTTGGCTTTGGGATATCGCTGCAGCTAAAAGCAGCTATCGGGCAAAGCGTCTTAAACGCATTGGCAGTAACATTATCTTACACCATTCAATTGAAGGTTGGCACCATACTCAATGGGATCAATACGTTGTTCTTCCTATCCTATTTACTTTTAAGACGTTCCCGTTTAAACTATAAGGATGGGATACAGATTATTGCAACCATTGCAAACGGATACATCATCAACCTGTTTCTGTATCACTTACTTTCTAATTTTACCGTGGAAAACTATTTTTACAGAGTGATCCTTTATTTAATCGGCATTATAATTGCTTCCATCAGCCTGGGGGCCGTACTTGCAATCGGAATCGTAAAATTCCCTCTGGAAAGTATGTGCCTTATCATTAGTGAAGCCTATAATAAGAAGTTCACCGCTGTCCGTATGAGCTTTGATGTGATATTTTTAATCCTCACTTTATGCCTGACCTTATTTTCACATACCCCGCTGCAAATAAGGGAAGGAACCGTTATCAGCATTCTTCTCCTGGCACCGCTGCTGGGGATCTGTCTAGACTTTTTTAAGAAACATTTAACTATGGAGGAAAAAATACATGTATCAGATTTATTTACTTGA
- the glyA gene encoding serine hydroxymethyltransferase, producing the protein MVNEVMKFITGYDKEVGEAIEKECARQRRNLELIASENIVSEPVMMAMGTVLTNKYAEGYPGKRYYGGCEDVDIVETIAIERAKKIFGCDYANVQPHSGAQANMAVFLAMLQPGDTVLGMNLNHGGHLTHGSPVNFSGMYFNIIPYGVDDEGFLDYDEMERLAILHKPKLIVAGASAYGRTIDFKRFREAADKAGAYLMVDMAHIAGLVAAGVHESPIPYADVVTTTTHKTLRGPRGGMILANQEAADKFNFNKAIFPGTQGGPLEHVIAGKAVCFGEALKPEFKTYQEQVVKNAKALAAALIKQGFNILTGGTDNHLMLIDLRGMEVTGKELQNRCDEVYITLNKNAVPNDPRSPFVTSGVRVGTPAVTSRGLKEEDMEKIAECIWLAATDFDGKADYIRGEVTKICDKYPLYE; encoded by the coding sequence ATGGTAAATGAGGTTATGAAATTTATCACCGGCTATGATAAAGAAGTGGGAGAAGCCATTGAAAAGGAGTGCGCAAGACAGAGAAGAAATCTGGAATTGATTGCATCGGAAAATATTGTTTCAGAACCGGTTATGATGGCAATGGGAACAGTGCTTACTAATAAGTATGCAGAAGGCTATCCGGGAAAGCGTTATTATGGCGGCTGTGAGGATGTAGATATTGTTGAGACCATTGCCATAGAACGTGCAAAAAAGATATTTGGCTGTGATTATGCCAACGTCCAGCCTCATTCCGGGGCTCAGGCCAACATGGCGGTTTTTCTTGCCATGCTGCAGCCAGGGGATACGGTCTTGGGTATGAATTTAAACCATGGCGGTCACTTAACCCATGGAAGCCCTGTTAATTTTTCCGGTATGTATTTTAATATTATCCCTTACGGCGTAGATGATGAGGGCTTTCTTGATTATGATGAGATGGAAAGGCTTGCCATTTTACACAAACCGAAATTAATTGTTGCAGGCGCCAGTGCCTACGGAAGAACCATTGATTTTAAGAGATTCCGGGAGGCTGCTGACAAGGCGGGCGCTTATCTTATGGTAGATATGGCACATATTGCAGGTCTTGTTGCGGCAGGAGTTCATGAGAGCCCTATTCCTTATGCAGATGTAGTGACAACGACCACTCATAAGACTCTCCGTGGACCGAGAGGCGGAATGATTTTAGCTAACCAGGAAGCTGCGGATAAATTTAACTTCAATAAGGCTATTTTCCCCGGAACACAGGGAGGTCCTTTGGAGCATGTAATCGCCGGTAAGGCCGTCTGCTTTGGGGAAGCCTTAAAGCCTGAGTTTAAGACCTATCAGGAGCAGGTGGTAAAAAACGCAAAGGCTCTGGCTGCTGCCCTGATCAAGCAGGGATTCAACATCCTGACAGGCGGTACAGATAATCATCTGATGCTGATCGACTTAAGAGGAATGGAAGTAACCGGAAAGGAACTGCAGAACCGCTGTGATGAGGTTTATATTACTCTGAATAAAAATGCAGTGCCAAATGATCCAAGAAGCCCGTTTGTGACTTCCGGTGTCCGCGTGGGAACTCCGGCTGTTACCTCAAGAGGCTTAAAGGAAGAGGATATGGAAAAAATCGCGGAGTGCATCTGGTTGGCAGCTACGGATTTTGATGGTAAAGCTGATTACATTAGAGGTGAAGTAACAAAGATCTGTGATAAATATCCGCTGTATGAATAA
- a CDS encoding M48 family metallopeptidase, with amino-acid sequence MGIRDMEAKGPDSRGETGVISFVDGSECSYRIIKSDRRTMALQVTKAGEVFVRLPRRLPFKAGHELAQKNRDWVFAQVEKIRIASQRRTDFHWTEGASVLLYGKCRILHIKSDHKKKAFCIQDTKEELVVSGPAASYEEKELEAAVKEAVKLWYRREARGYLEAKAATWSAIMNVDYGKIAIRDQATRWGSCSARGNLNFNWRLVLLPEELADYVVVHELAHRIQMNHSNAFWEIVERELPDYRLRRRELRRYEGEIYQKY; translated from the coding sequence TTGGGAATCAGAGATATGGAAGCAAAAGGTCCTGACAGCAGAGGGGAAACAGGTGTGATTTCCTTTGTTGATGGAAGCGAATGTTCTTACAGGATCATAAAATCAGACAGGCGTACCATGGCCCTGCAGGTCACGAAAGCGGGAGAGGTTTTCGTAAGGCTTCCCAGGCGCCTTCCCTTTAAGGCAGGGCATGAGCTGGCGCAGAAGAACAGAGACTGGGTCTTTGCACAGGTGGAAAAGATCCGAATAGCGTCACAGAGAAGGACGGATTTTCATTGGACGGAAGGGGCATCTGTGCTTCTTTATGGAAAGTGCCGGATCCTTCATATTAAGTCCGATCATAAGAAAAAAGCTTTTTGTATACAGGATACAAAGGAGGAGCTGGTGGTTTCCGGTCCGGCTGCGTCCTATGAGGAGAAAGAGCTGGAAGCAGCGGTTAAAGAGGCGGTGAAGCTTTGGTACCGGCGGGAAGCCAGAGGTTATTTAGAGGCAAAAGCGGCCACCTGGTCTGCAATCATGAATGTGGACTATGGGAAAATTGCAATACGGGATCAGGCGACCCGGTGGGGAAGCTGCAGCGCCAGGGGGAATTTGAATTTTAACTGGAGGCTTGTGCTTCTTCCGGAAGAACTGGCCGATTATGTGGTGGTGCATGAACTGGCGCATCGCATTCAAATGAACCATTCCAATGCATTTTGGGAGATTGTGGAAAGAGAGTTACCGGATTACCGGTTAAGGAGGAGAGAACTAAGGCGTTATGAAGGTGAAATTTATCAGAAATATTAA
- a CDS encoding uracil-xanthine permease family protein, which translates to MDNSKQYDLIYQLDGRPPLKVAVPLGLQHVMAMFVGNLAPIFILTGAMSTQDAPFPPELRIMMIQCAMFVSGIATLLQLYPLKLGIIQVGARLPIVMGTAFAFVPTMQGLGAKLLAEQVAPVEAMGYVLGGVIAGSLIELLMGIFLKPLKRFFPPLVVGAVLITIGIKLLTTGATYFVGGAGAKDIGAGKYWLVGGIVLLVIVLLNRFATGMLKATAILVGIVVGYIVAAFAGMVNFDTVTSAAWFSVPMPFMIKPLFRSDIIFPFFAVYVVAGLETMGNANGITISAFGREATAEEISGGIISDAVSCAFAGVFNVLPNTAFGQNVGIIAMTKVINRFCIAIGAIVLIIAGLFPKIGAIFNAMPNCVMGGAVITVFAMIFLNGVKMVLKEGLDDINSLILAITLGLGFGVGNLADSVKENFPAALRFIFAEPVAAVCIVSVLACIFLRPQGSKKTTEK; encoded by the coding sequence ATGGATAATTCAAAGCAATATGATCTTATTTACCAACTGGACGGCAGACCACCGTTAAAAGTTGCGGTTCCTCTTGGTCTTCAGCATGTTATGGCAATGTTTGTTGGTAACCTGGCTCCAATCTTTATCCTGACCGGCGCTATGAGCACACAAGATGCACCATTTCCTCCGGAATTACGGATTATGATGATTCAGTGCGCTATGTTTGTATCCGGAATTGCCACCCTTCTTCAGCTTTACCCGCTGAAATTGGGAATTATTCAGGTAGGTGCACGCCTTCCCATCGTTATGGGAACAGCATTTGCATTCGTTCCTACCATGCAGGGGCTTGGGGCAAAGCTGCTGGCAGAACAGGTCGCTCCGGTTGAAGCTATGGGTTACGTATTGGGTGGTGTAATCGCAGGAAGCTTAATCGAGCTGCTCATGGGCATTTTCTTAAAGCCTCTGAAAAGATTTTTCCCGCCGCTGGTAGTTGGTGCAGTTCTTATTACCATTGGTATTAAGCTGCTTACGACAGGAGCTACCTACTTTGTAGGCGGTGCAGGCGCAAAGGATATCGGTGCAGGAAAGTACTGGCTGGTTGGCGGCATCGTACTGCTGGTCATTGTTCTCCTCAACCGTTTTGCAACCGGTATGTTAAAGGCGACTGCTATTTTAGTTGGTATCGTCGTCGGCTATATCGTGGCTGCTTTTGCAGGAATGGTGAATTTTGATACTGTTACCAGTGCAGCATGGTTCAGTGTTCCGATGCCATTTATGATCAAACCGCTGTTCCGTTCCGACATCATTTTCCCGTTCTTTGCGGTATACGTGGTTGCAGGTCTTGAGACCATGGGCAATGCAAATGGTATCACCATTTCCGCTTTTGGACGCGAAGCTACTGCAGAAGAGATTTCCGGCGGAATTATATCTGATGCTGTAAGCTGTGCATTTGCAGGTGTCTTCAATGTTCTTCCAAACACAGCGTTCGGCCAGAACGTAGGTATCATTGCAATGACGAAGGTTATTAACCGGTTCTGTATTGCGATCGGCGCCATAGTTCTGATCATTGCAGGCCTGTTCCCTAAAATCGGCGCGATTTTCAATGCAATGCCTAACTGCGTTATGGGCGGTGCGGTAATCACTGTTTTCGCCATGATTTTCTTAAATGGTGTAAAGATGGTATTAAAGGAAGGCTTAGACGATATAAACAGCCTGATCCTTGCCATTACGCTCGGTCTTGGCTTTGGTGTGGGTAATTTAGCCGATTCAGTGAAGGAAAACTTCCCTGCTGCTCTCCGTTTTATCTTTGCGGAGCCGGTGGCTGCAGTCTGTATCGTAAGTGTTCTGGCTTGCATCTTTTTAAGACCGCAGGGATCCAAAAAAACTACAGAGAAATAA
- a CDS encoding cyclic nucleotide-binding domain-containing protein: MEKHNIYEIPDSLAAAGEERHFPAGRNIFHVDESITHCYLILSGMVKIYIDHENGRRSILDFAGKGDWLGELSIFRQEDYIKENKVIEDVICLEFELDRLRQICKEKADVSFYFASSISNKLMIRSYRLSEYLNYSLEKRLASFILKYQQNGKYTISHTEVSEYMNISYRHVLFVMKKFCDDGILKKDKGYRIVDQERLEEISDGFLT; encoded by the coding sequence ATGGAAAAACACAATATATATGAAATACCAGACAGCCTTGCGGCGGCCGGGGAGGAAAGGCATTTTCCTGCGGGGAGGAATATCTTTCATGTGGATGAGAGTATCACCCATTGCTATCTGATTCTATCGGGAATGGTGAAAATCTATATTGACCATGAGAACGGGCGCCGTTCCATTCTTGATTTTGCGGGTAAGGGCGACTGGCTGGGGGAACTTTCCATATTCCGCCAGGAAGATTATATCAAAGAAAATAAAGTGATAGAGGATGTGATCTGTCTGGAATTTGAACTGGATCGGTTAAGGCAGATCTGCAAAGAGAAGGCAGATGTATCCTTTTATTTTGCGTCCTCTATTTCCAATAAGCTGATGATTAGGAGCTACCGGCTGAGTGAATACTTAAATTATTCATTGGAAAAGAGACTTGCTTCCTTTATACTTAAATATCAGCAGAACGGGAAATACACCATATCTCATACGGAGGTTTCGGAGTATATGAACATCAGCTACCGTCACGTACTCTTTGTCATGAAAAAATTTTGTGATGACGGAATACTAAAAAAGGATAAGGGGTATCGGATTGTGGATCAGGAAAGACTGGAAGAAATCTCTGACGGTTTTTTAACATAA
- a CDS encoding DUF1540 domain-containing protein, translated as MLVNGKNECIECSIDNCAYHAKSEDYCTLERIKVGTHEQNPTKKECTDCESFKNQA; from the coding sequence ATGTTAGTAAACGGAAAGAACGAATGTATCGAATGCTCCATCGATAATTGCGCTTATCATGCAAAAAGCGAAGATTATTGCACGCTGGAGAGAATTAAAGTGGGAACTCATGAGCAGAATCCTACAAAGAAGGAATGTACTGACTGCGAATCTTTCAAGAACCAGGCATAA